Proteins encoded by one window of Pseudomonas coleopterorum:
- a CDS encoding murein hydrolase activator EnvC family protein, whose protein sequence is MLRALTFLTLTCLLGPAFADERAQTQQQIDATRKDIAELQKTLGTLQAERSGVQKELRTTETEMGKLEKQVEALQKELKKTEGELERLDGEKAKFQAARVEQQRLIAIQARAAYQSGRQEYLKLLLNQQNPEKFARTLTYYDYLSQARLEQLKRFNQTLQKLAGVEKDINLQQAQLLVQQGNLDSQREDLDKVRKERQVALAKLNDQYKQGDQKLQARQQDQEDLAKVLKTIEETLARQAREAEEARQKALLAAQEAEQRRQREAAAAAAREAPTPAPQAPRAPTGPMASSSGESFGGAFASARGKLPWPVDGRLLARFGETRGDDVRTKWDGVMISASAGSQVHAVHGGRVVFADWLRGAGLLVILDHGNGYLSLYGHNQTLLKSAGDVVKAGDAIATVGTSGGQSTPALYFAIRQQGKPTDPSQWCRG, encoded by the coding sequence ATGCTCCGCGCCCTGACGTTCCTGACCCTGACCTGCCTGCTCGGCCCGGCCTTCGCCGACGAGCGCGCGCAAACCCAGCAGCAGATCGATGCCACCCGCAAGGACATCGCCGAGCTGCAGAAAACCCTTGGCACGCTGCAGGCAGAAAGATCCGGGGTGCAGAAAGAGCTGCGCACGACCGAAACCGAGATGGGCAAGCTGGAAAAGCAGGTGGAGGCCCTGCAGAAAGAACTAAAAAAGACTGAGGGCGAGCTGGAGCGTCTCGATGGCGAGAAAGCCAAGTTCCAGGCCGCCCGGGTCGAACAGCAACGCCTCATTGCCATCCAGGCCCGCGCGGCCTATCAGAGCGGGCGCCAGGAATACCTCAAGCTTCTGCTCAACCAGCAGAACCCGGAGAAGTTCGCCCGCACCCTGACGTATTACGACTACCTGAGCCAGGCCCGCCTGGAACAGTTGAAACGCTTCAACCAGACCTTGCAGAAGCTGGCCGGTGTGGAAAAGGACATCAATCTGCAGCAGGCGCAGCTGTTGGTGCAGCAAGGCAACCTGGACAGCCAGCGCGAAGACCTCGACAAGGTGCGCAAGGAGCGCCAGGTCGCCCTGGCCAAGCTCAACGACCAGTACAAGCAAGGCGATCAGAAGCTGCAGGCCCGCCAACAGGATCAGGAAGACCTGGCCAAGGTGCTCAAGACCATCGAGGAAACCCTGGCCCGCCAGGCACGCGAGGCCGAGGAAGCGCGGCAGAAGGCCCTGCTCGCCGCTCAGGAGGCCGAACAGCGTCGCCAGCGTGAAGCGGCTGCAGCCGCCGCCCGAGAGGCGCCGACACCCGCGCCCCAGGCGCCTCGTGCACCAACGGGCCCCATGGCGTCGAGCAGCGGCGAGAGCTTCGGCGGTGCATTTGCCTCGGCGCGGGGAAAACTTCCATGGCCTGTCGATGGTCGACTGTTGGCACGCTTCGGGGAAACCCGCGGTGACGACGTTCGTACCAAATGGGATGGGGTGATGATCAGTGCCTCGGCCGGCAGCCAGGTGCATGCGGTGCACGGTGGCCGCGTGGTCTTCGCCGACTGGTTGCGCGGCGCCGGGCTTCTGGTCATTCTCGACCATGGCAACGGTTACCTCAGCCTGTACGGCCACAACCAGACCCTGCTCAAATCGGCCGGCGACGTGGTCAAGGCCGGTGATGCCATCGCCACCGTAGGAACCAGCGGCGGGCAGAGCACGCCAGCGCTGTATTTTGCAATACGCCAGCAAGGCAAACCGACCGACCCTTCGCAGTGGTGTCGCGGTTGA
- the gpmI gene encoding 2,3-bisphosphoglycerate-independent phosphoglycerate mutase, with translation MTTTPKPLVLIILDGFGHSENHEYNAVYSARKPVLDALTASQPNGLISGSGMDVGLPDGQMGNSEVGHMNLGAGRVVYQDFTRVTKAIRDGEFFTNPTICAAVDKAVAAGKAVHFMGLLSDGGVHSHQDHLVAMAELAAGRGAQKLYLHAFLDGRDTPPKSAQASLELMDATFARLGHGRTASLIGRYFAMDRDNRWDRVSAAYNLIVDGTSEFHAATAVQGLQAAYERGESDEFVKATTVGEPVRVEDGDAVIFMNFRADRARELSRVFVEDDFNDFPRARQPKLAGYVGLTQYSAKIPAPAAFAATGLNNVLGEYLAKNGKTQLRIAETEKYAHVTFFFSGGREEEFPGEERILVPSPKVATYDLQPEMSAPEVTDRIVEAIEQQRYDVIVVNYANGDMVGHSGIMAAAIQAVECLDTCVGRITAALDKVGGEALITADHGNCEQMEDVCTGQAHTAHTTEPVPFIYVGKRDVKVREGGVLADVAPTMLWLMGLPKPEEMTGTSILVQG, from the coding sequence ATGACAACCACGCCCAAACCCCTGGTCCTGATCATCCTCGATGGTTTCGGTCACAGCGAAAACCACGAGTACAACGCGGTCTATTCGGCTCGCAAGCCGGTGCTCGATGCACTCACGGCAAGCCAGCCCAACGGCTTGATCTCGGGCTCGGGCATGGATGTCGGCCTGCCCGACGGGCAGATGGGCAACTCGGAAGTCGGCCACATGAACCTGGGCGCCGGGCGTGTGGTGTATCAGGACTTCACTCGCGTGACCAAGGCCATCCGCGATGGCGAGTTCTTCACCAATCCCACCATCTGCGCGGCCGTGGACAAGGCCGTCGCAGCCGGTAAGGCGGTGCACTTCATGGGTCTGCTGTCCGACGGTGGCGTGCACAGCCATCAGGACCACCTGGTCGCCATGGCCGAGCTGGCCGCCGGTCGCGGCGCGCAGAAGCTCTACCTGCATGCTTTCCTCGATGGTCGCGACACACCGCCCAAGAGTGCGCAGGCCTCGCTGGAACTGATGGACGCGACCTTCGCCCGTCTCGGCCACGGTCGCACAGCCAGCCTGATCGGGCGTTACTTCGCCATGGATCGCGACAACCGCTGGGATCGCGTCAGCGCTGCGTACAACCTGATTGTCGACGGCACCTCGGAATTCCATGCCGCCACTGCCGTGCAGGGTTTGCAGGCCGCCTACGAGCGTGGCGAGAGCGACGAATTCGTCAAGGCCACCACGGTAGGCGAGCCCGTCCGTGTCGAAGACGGCGACGCCGTGATCTTCATGAACTTCCGCGCCGACCGCGCGCGCGAGCTCAGCCGCGTATTCGTCGAAGACGATTTCAACGATTTCCCACGCGCACGCCAGCCCAAGCTGGCCGGCTATGTCGGCCTGACCCAATACTCGGCGAAGATTCCGGCACCGGCGGCATTTGCCGCTACCGGCCTGAACAACGTGCTGGGCGAGTACCTGGCGAAGAACGGCAAGACCCAGCTGCGCATCGCCGAAACCGAAAAGTACGCCCACGTGACGTTCTTCTTTTCCGGCGGCCGCGAAGAAGAGTTCCCCGGCGAAGAACGCATTCTGGTGCCCTCGCCGAAGGTTGCAACCTACGACCTGCAGCCGGAAATGAGCGCGCCGGAAGTGACCGACCGCATCGTCGAAGCCATCGAGCAGCAGCGCTATGACGTCATCGTGGTCAACTACGCGAACGGCGACATGGTAGGCCACAGCGGCATCATGGCCGCCGCGATCCAGGCGGTGGAGTGCCTGGACACCTGCGTAGGCCGTATCACCGCCGCACTCGACAAGGTCGGTGGCGAAGCGTTGATCACCGCCGACCACGGCAACTGCGAGCAGATGGAAGACGTCTGCACCGGTCAGGCACATACCGCGCACACCACCGAGCCGGTGCCGTTCATCTACGTCGGCAAGCGCGACGTCAAGGTTCGCGAAGGCGGCGTGCTGGCCGACGTGGCGCCGACCATGCTCTGGTTGATGGGCCTGCCCAAGCCCGAAGAAATGACCGGCACCTCGATCCTGGTACAAGGCTGA
- a CDS encoding rhodanese-like domain-containing protein — protein sequence MVAHLIEFATNHYLLVTAFVVLLVMLIMLEMSKGAKSLSPRELTALVNSEQGVVVDIRNKKEYAAGHIVGALSIPQDKLASRIGELEKYKGKTLIVVDAIGQHAGTACAELVKAGHTAAKLAGGVSSWRADNLPVVK from the coding sequence ATGGTTGCTCACCTGATTGAATTCGCCACAAATCACTATCTGCTCGTGACCGCGTTCGTGGTCCTGCTGGTCATGCTGATCATGCTGGAAATGAGCAAGGGTGCCAAAAGCCTCAGCCCCCGCGAGCTGACTGCGCTGGTCAACAGCGAGCAGGGCGTGGTCGTGGACATCCGCAACAAGAAGGAATACGCCGCTGGCCACATCGTCGGTGCCTTGAGCATTCCTCAGGACAAGCTGGCCAGCCGCATCGGCGAGCTGGAAAAGTACAAGGGCAAGACCCTGATCGTGGTCGACGCCATCGGCCAGCACGCCGGCACTGCCTGTGCCGAGCTGGTCAAGGCCGGCCACACCGCCGCCAAACTGGCCGGTGGCGTATCGAGCTGGCGTGCCGACAACCTGCCCGTGGTGAAGTGA
- the grxC gene encoding glutaredoxin 3, with the protein MKPIVVYSSDYCPYCSRAKYLLESKKAKFTEIKVDGKSDLRREMAAKAGRTSVPQIWIGDLHVGGCDDLFALERTGKLDALLGA; encoded by the coding sequence ATGAAGCCGATCGTCGTCTACTCCAGTGACTATTGCCCGTACTGCTCGCGCGCCAAGTACCTGCTGGAAAGCAAGAAAGCGAAGTTCACCGAGATCAAGGTCGACGGCAAGTCCGATCTGCGCCGCGAAATGGCCGCCAAGGCCGGCCGCACCTCGGTGCCACAGATCTGGATCGGCGACTTGCACGTCGGCGGCTGCGACGATCTGTTCGCCCTCGAGCGCACCGGCAAACTGGACGCGTTGCTGGGGGCCTGA
- the secB gene encoding protein-export chaperone SecB encodes MTDQANNGAAAENEPQFSLQRIYVRDLSFEAPKSPAIFRQQWEPSVSLDLNTRQKGLEGDFHEVVLTLSVTVKNGEEVAFIAEVQQAGIFLIKGLDEGSMSHTLGAFCPNILFPYARETLDSLVTRGSFPALMLAPVNFDMLYAQELQRMQESGEAPSAQ; translated from the coding sequence ATGACCGATCAAGCGAACAATGGCGCTGCCGCCGAAAACGAACCGCAGTTCTCGCTGCAGCGCATCTACGTGCGTGACCTGTCGTTCGAAGCCCCGAAAAGCCCGGCGATCTTCCGCCAGCAGTGGGAACCCAGCGTTTCCCTGGACCTGAACACCCGCCAGAAAGGCCTGGAAGGCGACTTCCACGAGGTCGTGCTGACCCTGTCGGTCACGGTCAAGAATGGCGAAGAAGTGGCGTTCATCGCCGAAGTGCAACAGGCCGGTATCTTCCTGATCAAGGGTCTGGACGAAGGCTCGATGAGCCACACCCTAGGTGCTTTCTGCCCCAACATCCTGTTCCCGTATGCCCGCGAGACCCTGGACAGCCTTGTGACTCGCGGTTCGTTCCCGGCGCTGATGCTCGCTCCGGTGAACTTCGACATGCTCTACGCGCAGGAACTGCAACGCATGCAGGAATCGGGCGAAGCCCCTTCTGCCCAGTAA
- the trmL gene encoding tRNA (uridine(34)/cytosine(34)/5-carboxymethylaminomethyluridine(34)-2'-O)-methyltransferase TrmL: protein MFHVILFQPEIPPNTGNIIRLCANSGCALHLIEPIGFELDDKRLRRAGLDYHEYATLQRHADLASCLESLGQPRVFAFTTKGSRPFHDASFKKGDAFLFGPESRGLPAEVLDALDSQHKLRLPMREGCRSLNLSNTVAVAVYEAWRQLGFE from the coding sequence ATGTTTCACGTGATCCTTTTTCAACCAGAGATTCCACCCAATACGGGCAACATTATCAGGCTGTGTGCCAACAGCGGTTGTGCCTTGCACCTGATAGAGCCGATCGGCTTCGAGCTGGACGACAAGCGCTTGCGTCGGGCCGGCCTGGATTATCACGAATATGCCACGCTGCAGCGCCATGCCGACCTGGCCAGTTGCCTGGAAAGCCTGGGGCAGCCACGGGTGTTCGCGTTCACCACCAAGGGTTCGCGACCGTTTCATGATGCCAGCTTTAAGAAGGGCGATGCATTCCTGTTCGGTCCGGAAAGCCGTGGGCTGCCGGCCGAGGTGCTGGACGCGCTGGACAGCCAGCACAAGTTGCGCCTGCCGATGCGCGAGGGGTGCCGCAGCTTGAATCTGTCCAATACCGTGGCGGTGGCGGTGTATGAGGCGTGGCGACAGCTGGGGTTTGAGTAG
- the ntrC gene encoding nitrogen regulation protein NR(I): MSRSETVWIVDDDRSIRWVLEKALQQEGMTTQSFDSADGVMSRLARQQPDVIISDIRMPGASGLDLLARIREQHPRLPVIIMTAHSDLDSAVASYQGGAFEYLPKPFDVDEAVSLVKRANQHAQEQQGLTEVPALTRTPEIIGEAPAMQEVFRAIGRLSHSNITVLINGESGTGKELVAHALHRHSPRAASPFIALNMAAIPKDLMESELFGHEKGAFTGAANLRRGRFEQADGGTLFLDEIGDMPADTQTRLLRVLADGEFYRVGGHIPVKVDVRIIAATHQNLETLVHAGKFREDLFHRLNVIRIHIPRLSDRREDIPTLARHFLSRAAQELAVEPKLLKSETEEYLKNLPWPGNVRQLENTCRWITVMASGREVHTSDLPPELLSLPQDAAPVTNWEQALRQWADQALARGQSSLLDSAVPSFERIMIETALKHTAGRRRDAAVLLGWGRNTLTRKIKELGMKVDGADEDEVEEA, from the coding sequence ATGAGCCGTAGTGAAACTGTCTGGATCGTCGATGACGACCGTTCCATCCGCTGGGTACTGGAAAAGGCCCTGCAGCAAGAAGGCATGACCACCCAAAGCTTCGACAGCGCCGATGGCGTCATGAGCCGGCTGGCACGCCAGCAGCCCGACGTGATCATCTCCGACATCCGCATGCCCGGCGCCAGTGGCCTGGACCTGCTGGCGCGCATTCGGGAACAGCATCCGCGCCTGCCGGTGATCATCATGACAGCCCATTCGGACCTGGACAGCGCGGTAGCCTCCTACCAAGGCGGCGCTTTCGAGTACCTGCCCAAGCCGTTCGACGTCGACGAGGCGGTCTCGCTGGTCAAGCGCGCCAACCAGCACGCGCAGGAACAGCAGGGCCTGACCGAGGTCCCGGCATTGACCCGCACGCCCGAGATCATCGGTGAAGCGCCGGCCATGCAGGAAGTCTTCCGCGCCATCGGCCGACTCAGCCACTCCAACATCACCGTGCTGATCAACGGCGAGTCGGGCACCGGCAAGGAACTGGTCGCCCACGCCCTGCACCGGCACAGCCCACGGGCCGCTTCGCCTTTTATCGCGCTGAACATGGCGGCGATTCCCAAGGACCTGATGGAGTCGGAGCTGTTCGGCCATGAAAAGGGCGCCTTCACCGGCGCAGCCAACCTGCGCCGTGGACGTTTCGAACAGGCCGACGGCGGTACGCTGTTTCTCGACGAAATCGGCGACATGCCGGCCGATACCCAGACGCGCCTGCTGCGCGTGCTGGCCGATGGCGAGTTCTATCGCGTTGGCGGGCACATTCCGGTCAAGGTCGACGTGCGTATCATCGCCGCCACCCACCAGAACCTGGAAACCCTGGTGCACGCCGGCAAGTTCCGCGAAGACTTGTTCCATCGCCTCAACGTGATCCGCATCCACATCCCGCGCCTGTCGGACCGCCGCGAAGACATCCCGACCCTGGCCCGCCATTTCCTCAGCCGTGCCGCCCAGGAACTGGCGGTCGAGCCCAAGCTGCTCAAGAGCGAAACCGAGGAATACCTGAAGAACCTGCCATGGCCTGGCAACGTGCGTCAGTTGGAGAACACCTGCCGCTGGATCACCGTGATGGCATCGGGCCGGGAAGTGCACACCAGCGATCTGCCGCCCGAACTGCTGAGCCTGCCGCAGGACGCAGCACCGGTAACCAACTGGGAGCAGGCGCTGCGACAGTGGGCCGACCAGGCCCTGGCACGCGGCCAGTCGAGCCTGCTCGACAGCGCCGTGCCCAGTTTCGAGCGGATCATGATCGAGACGGCCCTGAAGCACACCGCCGGACGCCGTCGCGACGCCGCCGTGCTCCTGGGTTGGGGACGCAACACCCTGACCCGCAAGATCAAGGAGCTGGGCATGAAAGTCGATGGCGCCGACGAGGACGAAGTCGAGGAAGCCTGA
- the glnL gene encoding nitrogen regulation protein NR(II), with translation MTISDALHRLLLDNLTTATILLNADLRLEYMNPAAEMLLAISGQRSHGQFISELFTESTEALNSLRQAVEQAHPFTKREAMLTALAGQTLTVDYAVTPILSNGATWLLLEVHPRDRLLRITKEEAQLSKQETTKMLVRGLAHEIKNPLGGIRGAAQLLARELPEESLKDYTNVIIEEADRLRNLVDRMLGSNKLPSLAMTNIHEVLERVANLVEAESQGCITLVRDYDPSIPDVLIDREQMIQAVLNIVRNAMQAISGQNELRLGRISLRTRAMRQFTIGHVRHRLVSKIEITDNGPGIPAQLQETIFYPMVSGRPDGTGLGLAITQNIISQHQGLIECESHPGHTTFSIFLPLEQGAASS, from the coding sequence ATGACCATCAGCGATGCTCTGCACCGACTGTTACTCGACAACCTCACCACTGCCACCATTCTGCTCAATGCCGACCTGCGCCTTGAGTACATGAACCCCGCAGCCGAGATGTTGCTGGCGATCAGTGGCCAGCGCAGCCATGGTCAATTCATCAGCGAACTGTTCACCGAATCGACCGAAGCCTTGAATTCCCTGCGCCAAGCCGTGGAGCAGGCGCATCCCTTCACCAAGCGCGAAGCGATGCTGACCGCGCTGGCTGGCCAGACGCTGACGGTCGACTATGCCGTGACGCCGATTCTCAGCAACGGCGCAACGTGGCTACTGCTCGAAGTGCACCCGCGCGATCGCCTGTTGCGCATCACCAAGGAAGAGGCTCAGCTGTCCAAGCAGGAAACCACCAAGATGCTGGTGCGCGGCCTGGCCCACGAAATCAAGAACCCACTCGGCGGCATCCGCGGTGCTGCCCAACTGCTGGCCCGCGAGCTGCCCGAGGAAAGTCTCAAGGACTACACCAACGTCATCATCGAGGAAGCCGACCGCCTGCGTAACCTGGTCGACCGCATGCTTGGCTCGAACAAGCTGCCCTCGCTGGCCATGACCAACATCCACGAGGTGCTGGAGCGGGTGGCCAATCTGGTCGAGGCCGAAAGCCAGGGCTGCATCACCTTGGTGCGCGACTACGACCCTAGCATTCCCGATGTCCTGATCGACCGCGAACAGATGATCCAGGCGGTGCTCAACATCGTGCGCAACGCCATGCAGGCCATCAGCGGCCAGAACGAGCTGCGCCTGGGCCGCATCAGCCTGCGCACCCGCGCCATGCGCCAGTTCACCATCGGCCATGTGCGCCACCGCCTGGTGAGCAAGATCGAGATCACCGACAACGGTCCGGGCATTCCGGCCCAACTGCAGGAAACCATCTTCTACCCCATGGTCAGTGGTCGTCCCGACGGCACCGGCCTGGGGCTGGCCATTACCCAGAACATCATCAGTCAGCACCAAGGCTTGATCGAATGTGAAAGCCACCCCGGCCACACCACTTTTTCGATCTTCCTGCCGCTGGAACAAGGAGCCGCTTCGTCATGA
- a CDS encoding DUF4124 domain-containing protein, whose protein sequence is MRYPALLWLILIAASAQAAVYTYVDANGNRVFTDQPGKGAERVPMPTRSGTSAPATVTPPRTGKVVVPSKSTVMRYQMLRILGPLPDTAVREEDGSLIVTLTSEPALQPNHRYRLLLDGEIAQAPGRSPVFALSNVDRGTHTLAAEIIDQEDHVIERTPAQPVHLQRISLIQKRRVHPCRTADYGVRPECPLKDKPEDD, encoded by the coding sequence GTGAGGTACCCTGCCCTGCTCTGGCTGATATTGATCGCTGCATCCGCACAGGCTGCGGTGTACACCTACGTCGACGCCAACGGCAACCGGGTGTTCACCGACCAGCCCGGCAAAGGCGCCGAACGCGTGCCGATGCCGACACGCTCCGGCACCAGCGCACCGGCGACCGTCACACCGCCACGCACCGGCAAGGTGGTCGTGCCGAGCAAATCGACGGTGATGCGCTACCAGATGCTGCGCATCCTCGGCCCGCTGCCGGACACCGCCGTGCGCGAGGAAGACGGTTCACTGATCGTCACCCTCACCAGCGAGCCGGCCTTGCAGCCGAACCATCGCTACCGCCTGCTGCTGGACGGTGAAATCGCGCAGGCTCCGGGCCGTAGCCCGGTATTCGCCCTGAGCAATGTTGACCGCGGCACCCATACCCTGGCTGCCGAGATCATCGATCAGGAGGACCATGTGATCGAGCGCACACCTGCCCAGCCGGTTCATCTGCAGCGCATCTCGCTGATCCAGAAGCGCCGTGTTCATCCTTGCCGGACTGCCGATTACGGCGTACGTCCGGAATGCCCGCTCAAAGACAAACCCGAAGACGACTGA
- a CDS encoding DUF4124 domain-containing protein: MRSPLASLLLLCSLPAAAQIYKYTDAQGNTAYSNQPPEGRASQTVELPPLNSVDSPRKPAPVTLPSTAVQVPQTQYSQLELTGLPSDEALRANNGTFDVGVAIVPRLRSGDRLRLVLDGQPYGQPTNVPRLQLVNVDRGEHSLAVQVVDSQEAVIQESATVTFTVQRVHLP, translated from the coding sequence ATGCGCTCACCCCTAGCCTCGCTTTTACTGCTGTGTTCGCTGCCTGCCGCCGCGCAGATCTACAAGTACACCGATGCCCAGGGCAACACCGCCTACAGCAACCAGCCTCCCGAGGGGCGCGCGAGCCAGACGGTCGAACTGCCGCCGCTCAACAGCGTCGACTCGCCGCGCAAGCCGGCGCCGGTGACCCTGCCCAGCACGGCCGTCCAGGTGCCGCAGACTCAGTACAGCCAGCTGGAACTGACCGGCCTGCCGAGTGACGAAGCCCTGCGCGCCAATAACGGTACCTTCGATGTCGGCGTAGCGATCGTGCCCCGCCTGCGCTCGGGAGACCGGCTACGCCTGGTCCTCGACGGCCAGCCCTATGGTCAGCCGACCAACGTGCCGCGCCTGCAACTGGTGAACGTCGATCGCGGTGAACACAGCCTGGCGGTGCAGGTGGTCGACAGCCAGGAAGCGGTCATCCAGGAAAGCGCCACCGTCACCTTCACGGTGCAGCGGGTTCACCTGCCGTGA
- the glnA gene encoding glutamate--ammonia ligase: MSKSVQLIKDHDVKWIDLRFTDTKGKQQHVTMPARDALDDDFFEVGKMFDGSSIEGWKGIEASDMILLPDDSTAVLDPFTEEPTLILVCDIIEPSTMQGYDRDPRAIAHRAEEYLKSTGIGDTVFVGPEPEFFIFDEVKFKSDISGSMFKIFSEQASWMTDQDVDGGNKGHRPGVKGGYFPVPPVDHDHEIRTAMCNALEEMGQVVEVHHHEVATAGQNEIGVKFNTLVAKADEVQTLKYVVHNVADAYGRTATFMPKPLYGDNGSGMHVHMSISKEGKNTFAGEGYAGLSDTALYFIGGIIKHGKALNGFTNPSTNSYKRLVPGFEAPVMLAYSARNRSASIRIPYVNSPKGRRIEARFPDPAANPYLAFAALLMAGLDGIQNKIHPGDAADKNLYDLPPEEAKEIPQVCGSLKEALEELDKGRAFLTKGGVFSDDFIDAFIALKSEEEIKVRTFVHPLEYDLYYSV; encoded by the coding sequence ATGTCGAAGTCGGTTCAACTCATCAAAGATCATGACGTCAAGTGGATTGATCTGCGCTTCACTGATACCAAAGGCAAGCAGCAGCACGTGACCATGCCAGCGCGCGATGCACTGGACGACGACTTCTTCGAAGTCGGCAAGATGTTCGACGGCTCCTCCATCGAAGGCTGGAAAGGCATCGAAGCCTCCGACATGATCCTGCTGCCCGACGACAGCACCGCCGTGCTCGACCCGTTCACCGAAGAGCCGACCCTGATTCTGGTCTGCGACATCATCGAACCGTCGACCATGCAAGGCTACGATCGCGACCCGCGCGCCATTGCCCACCGTGCCGAGGAATACCTGAAGTCGACCGGTATCGGTGACACCGTGTTCGTCGGTCCCGAGCCTGAGTTCTTTATCTTCGACGAAGTGAAGTTCAAGTCGGACATCTCCGGCTCCATGTTCAAGATCTTCTCGGAACAGGCTTCCTGGATGACCGACCAGGACGTCGACGGCGGCAACAAGGGCCACCGTCCAGGCGTGAAAGGCGGCTACTTCCCAGTGCCACCGGTCGACCATGACCACGAAATCCGTACTGCCATGTGCAACGCACTGGAAGAGATGGGTCAGGTCGTCGAAGTTCACCACCACGAAGTGGCGACTGCCGGCCAGAACGAAATCGGCGTCAAGTTCAACACCCTGGTCGCCAAGGCCGATGAAGTGCAGACCCTGAAGTATGTCGTGCACAACGTTGCCGACGCCTACGGCCGCACCGCTACCTTCATGCCCAAGCCACTGTACGGTGACAACGGCTCGGGTATGCACGTGCACATGTCGATCTCCAAGGAAGGCAAAAACACCTTCGCTGGCGAAGGCTATGCCGGTCTGTCCGATACCGCCCTGTACTTCATCGGCGGCATCATCAAGCACGGCAAGGCACTGAACGGCTTCACCAACCCGTCGACCAACTCCTACAAGCGTCTGGTCCCAGGCTTCGAAGCACCAGTGATGCTGGCCTACTCGGCTCGCAACCGTTCCGCTTCGATCCGCATTCCTTACGTCAACAGCCCTAAGGGCCGTCGTATCGAAGCCCGCTTCCCGGATCCGGCAGCCAACCCGTACCTGGCCTTCGCGGCCCTGCTGATGGCTGGCCTGGACGGCATCCAGAACAAGATCCACCCTGGCGATGCCGCCGACAAGAACCTGTACGACCTGCCGCCTGAAGAGGCCAAGGAAATCCCGCAGGTTTGCGGCAGCCTGAAGGAAGCCCTGGAAGAGCTGGACAAGGGCCGTGCGTTCCTGACCAAGGGCGGCGTGTTCAGCGACGACTTCATCGATGCCTTCATCGCTCTGAAGAGCGAAGAAGAAATCAAGGTCCGTACCTTCGTACACCCACTGGAATACGACCTGTACTACAGCGTCTGA